Proteins from one Halovivax limisalsi genomic window:
- a CDS encoding adenylate kinase encodes MAEPRILILGAPGAGKGTQSANIAEAYDVEHVTTGDALRANSEMDISHLDVAHDTPREFMDRGELVPDEVVNEIVAQALEAADGFVLDGYPRNMDQAAELSEMTDLDVVLYLDVTESELVDRLTGRRVCSECGANYHVEFDQPDEPGVCDECGGELIQRDDDTEETVRERLRVYRENTEPVIDYYDERGQLERVDGEGTPDEVWSDVQATIDAAT; translated from the coding sequence ATGGCAGAGCCACGTATTCTCATCCTTGGAGCGCCCGGGGCCGGAAAGGGGACGCAGAGTGCGAATATCGCTGAGGCGTACGACGTCGAGCACGTGACGACGGGGGACGCCCTGCGAGCGAACAGCGAGATGGACATCTCGCACCTCGACGTTGCACACGACACCCCGCGCGAATTCATGGACCGCGGCGAACTCGTCCCGGACGAAGTGGTGAACGAAATCGTCGCGCAAGCGCTCGAGGCGGCGGACGGGTTCGTCCTCGATGGCTATCCGCGTAACATGGATCAGGCCGCCGAACTGTCCGAGATGACGGATCTCGACGTCGTGCTGTACCTCGACGTGACTGAATCCGAACTCGTCGACCGGCTGACGGGCCGACGCGTCTGTTCTGAGTGCGGCGCGAACTACCACGTCGAGTTCGATCAGCCCGACGAGCCGGGCGTCTGCGACGAGTGCGGGGGCGAACTGATCCAGCGCGACGACGACACCGAGGAGACCGTCCGCGAGCGACTGCGCGTCTACCGCGAGAACACGGAACCAGTAATCGACTATTACGACGAGCGCGGCCAGCTCGAACGCGTCGACGGCGAAGGGACGCCGGATGAGGTCTGGAGCGACGTGCAGGCGACGATCGACGCCGCGACGTAA
- the coxB gene encoding cytochrome c oxidase subunit II: MQATRADVFELIFLVFLGLGTIVGIVVVSYIMYNAYKYRDAEHIEDPTPEKRPVLGELPVGGQGGRKLFLSFIVSAIIVVSLIIWTYSWLLYVEEGPDQLDDENAVEIDVEASAFTFLYNYDYLDTEYTTAQNLVVPADRPVQVNVTSNDVWHTFGIPRERVKADALPGEYDVTWFEPSEPGYYENAVQCFELCGPGHSAMGSNLVVVEASLYDAAVEAEAVGDLASAIEDGDLAADASPDEFENLIAEQQSEDGTDGESDTGTGNETDTGSGNETTADGGNETDAGSGNETDAGSGNESARVGSGDRIAAGGVDR; the protein is encoded by the coding sequence ATGCAAGCGACACGCGCCGACGTGTTCGAGTTGATCTTCCTGGTCTTTCTCGGACTCGGGACGATCGTCGGTATCGTCGTCGTGTCGTACATCATGTACAACGCGTACAAGTATCGCGACGCCGAACACATCGAGGATCCGACGCCCGAAAAACGCCCCGTACTTGGGGAGTTACCGGTGGGCGGGCAGGGCGGCCGAAAACTCTTCCTCTCGTTCATCGTCAGCGCGATCATCGTCGTCTCGCTGATCATCTGGACCTACAGCTGGCTGCTGTACGTCGAAGAGGGACCGGACCAGCTCGACGACGAGAACGCCGTCGAGATCGACGTCGAGGCCTCGGCGTTTACGTTCCTCTACAACTACGACTACCTGGACACCGAATACACCACCGCGCAGAACCTCGTCGTGCCCGCCGATCGACCGGTGCAGGTCAACGTGACCTCGAACGACGTCTGGCACACGTTCGGCATACCGAGGGAACGGGTAAAAGCCGACGCGCTCCCCGGTGAATACGACGTAACCTGGTTCGAGCCGAGCGAGCCCGGCTACTACGAGAACGCCGTCCAGTGTTTCGAACTCTGCGGACCCGGCCACAGCGCCATGGGGTCGAACCTGGTGGTCGTCGAAGCGTCGCTGTACGACGCGGCGGTCGAAGCAGAGGCCGTGGGCGACCTCGCGAGTGCGATCGAAGACGGCGACCTGGCCGCCGACGCCTCGCCGGACGAGTTCGAGAACCTCATCGCGGAACAGCAATCGGAGGACGGAACCGATGGAGAGAGTGATACGGGCACCGGTAACGAGACTGACACCGGTAGTGGAAACGAGACCACAGCCGATGGCGGAAACGAGACCGACGCCGGCTCGGGCAACGAGACCGACGCTGGATCGGGCAACGAAAGTGCACGCGTTGGATCCGGTGACCGGATCGCCGCGGGAGGTGTCGATCGATGA
- a CDS encoding cbb3-type cytochrome c oxidase subunit I, with protein MSDLPPRRSLKRWLVTTNHKDIGILYLSTALVFLLLGGLLALIFRAQLWEAGGTGLLSHAEFNQSVSTHGLIMVFWFLSPIATGFANYLVPLQIGAKDLAFPRLNALSYWFYLFSGVMLFISFFMGGSWSGGWTIYAPLNVPMYTPPAPGEPTIGGTMALIALTMFVLSITLGTVNFLTTIHRMRAEGLGLWNMPLFTWSWLLTVWMMLFAFAALLAALLLLVTDHVMLTQYFATDQGSSLLWAHLFWFFGHPEVYIVFFPALGIMFEAFQTFCGRRLVGRKWIIIAMILVAVQSFLVWMHHMFLTTINLEVKTLYMATTIGISLPFDLMVFALIYTMVKGRVRFTTPFLFSLGALVLFILGGITGVFLGAVVLDYEFRGTYWVVAHFHYVMVAGVTALVGGLYYWWPKISGRMYHEFLGKLHFVAYFVGFNLLYFPMFLTWETPRRVFHYPVGDQIWHQAATVGAYVFGFSFLLLFANFAWSLVYGPKAPDNPWKFSRTAEWAIPSPPPLDNWPGRPSYATGKLEFVDDATTADTATDGGPAATDGGTATADEAVAHDQAEDVHGAVHADHASIWPMLIGFSTFVMFIGLSGMNEIVVHFLSDEIIAHLGTDGLSAPSVSAESVIESTTGESTALTTTNYVFGGLFVGGIGLMLISLFQFGREQFHAPTMEIAERWPFENIGTTKLGVWFFLASDVIVFGAVIGAYLFMRIWAGWGNFSPIPEYTWAGLLNTYILLTSSFTVILGLVMAERSNKKGLMASLGATILLGFAFMGVKAWEWTGKFADGDYWFHGLEYSLYYVTTGLHALHVILGLLVGGFMLYRVYTIGAYLEDERPVEYFGLYWHFVDIVWVILFPLFYLL; from the coding sequence ATGAGTGACCTTCCGCCCCGTCGATCGCTCAAGCGCTGGCTCGTCACGACCAACCACAAGGATATCGGCATCCTCTACCTGAGCACCGCGCTCGTCTTCCTCCTCCTCGGCGGACTCCTCGCGCTGATCTTCCGGGCCCAGCTCTGGGAGGCGGGAGGCACGGGCCTGCTCAGTCACGCCGAGTTCAACCAGTCGGTGAGTACGCACGGGCTGATCATGGTCTTCTGGTTCCTCTCGCCGATCGCCACCGGGTTCGCGAACTACCTGGTACCGTTACAGATCGGGGCGAAGGACCTCGCGTTCCCGCGACTGAACGCGCTCTCGTACTGGTTCTACCTCTTCTCGGGGGTCATGCTGTTCATCTCGTTCTTCATGGGCGGTTCCTGGAGCGGCGGCTGGACGATCTACGCCCCGCTGAACGTCCCCATGTACACGCCGCCGGCACCCGGCGAACCGACCATCGGCGGGACGATGGCGCTCATCGCCCTGACGATGTTCGTCCTCTCGATCACGCTCGGGACGGTCAACTTCCTCACGACGATCCACCGCATGCGTGCGGAGGGGCTCGGCCTGTGGAACATGCCGCTTTTCACCTGGTCGTGGCTGCTGACCGTCTGGATGATGCTCTTCGCGTTCGCCGCCTTGCTGGCGGCGCTGTTGTTGCTCGTCACCGACCACGTGATGCTCACGCAGTACTTCGCGACCGACCAGGGCTCCTCACTATTGTGGGCGCACCTCTTCTGGTTCTTCGGCCACCCGGAGGTGTACATCGTCTTCTTCCCCGCGCTGGGGATCATGTTCGAGGCGTTCCAGACCTTCTGCGGTCGGCGCCTCGTCGGCCGGAAGTGGATCATCATCGCGATGATCCTCGTGGCCGTCCAGTCGTTCCTCGTCTGGATGCACCACATGTTCCTGACGACGATCAACCTCGAGGTCAAGACGCTCTACATGGCGACGACCATCGGCATCTCGCTGCCGTTCGACCTGATGGTCTTCGCGCTAATCTACACGATGGTCAAGGGCCGGGTCAGGTTCACGACGCCGTTCCTGTTCTCGCTGGGCGCGCTCGTGCTGTTCATCCTCGGCGGGATCACCGGCGTCTTCCTCGGCGCGGTCGTGCTTGACTACGAGTTCCGCGGCACCTACTGGGTCGTGGCGCACTTCCACTACGTGATGGTCGCCGGCGTGACGGCGCTCGTCGGCGGGCTCTACTACTGGTGGCCCAAAATTTCGGGCCGCATGTACCACGAGTTCCTGGGTAAACTCCACTTCGTGGCCTACTTCGTCGGATTCAACCTGCTGTACTTCCCGATGTTCCTCACATGGGAGACGCCGCGACGCGTCTTCCACTACCCGGTCGGCGACCAGATCTGGCACCAGGCGGCGACGGTCGGAGCCTACGTCTTCGGCTTCTCGTTCCTGCTCCTGTTCGCCAACTTCGCCTGGAGTCTGGTCTACGGCCCGAAGGCGCCGGACAACCCGTGGAAGTTCTCCCGCACCGCGGAGTGGGCGATCCCCTCGCCGCCGCCGCTCGACAACTGGCCGGGCCGACCGAGTTACGCCACCGGCAAGCTCGAGTTCGTCGACGACGCCACGACGGCCGACACCGCGACCGACGGCGGACCCGCGGCGACCGACGGCGGGACGGCCACGGCCGACGAAGCCGTGGCGCACGACCAGGCCGAGGACGTCCACGGGGCGGTACACGCCGACCACGCGAGCATCTGGCCGATGCTGATCGGCTTCAGCACGTTCGTGATGTTCATCGGCCTCTCCGGCATGAACGAGATCGTGGTCCACTTCCTCAGCGACGAGATTATCGCCCACCTCGGCACCGACGGCCTGTCCGCGCCGTCCGTCTCCGCCGAATCCGTCATCGAGAGCACGACCGGCGAATCGACGGCCCTCACGACGACAAACTACGTCTTCGGCGGGCTCTTCGTCGGCGGCATCGGCCTCATGCTGATCTCGCTCTTCCAGTTCGGCCGCGAGCAGTTCCACGCGCCGACGATGGAGATCGCCGAGCGCTGGCCGTTCGAGAACATCGGCACGACCAAGCTGGGCGTCTGGTTCTTCCTCGCCTCGGACGTCATCGTCTTCGGTGCCGTGATCGGCGCGTACCTCTTCATGCGCATCTGGGCCGGCTGGGGTAACTTCAGTCCGATTCCCGAGTACACCTGGGCCGGACTGCTCAACACCTACATCCTGCTCACCTCGAGCTTCACGGTCATCCTCGGACTCGTGATGGCCGAACGCTCGAACAAGAAGGGGCTGATGGCCTCGCTCGGGGCCACGATCCTGCTCGGGTTCGCGTTCATGGGCGTGAAGGCCTGGGAGTGGACCGGCAAGTTCGCCGACGGCGACTACTGGTTCCACGGCCTCGAGTACTCGCTGTACTACGTCACAACGGGCCTGCACGCGCTGCACGTGATTCTGGGCCTGCTCGTCGGCGGGTTCATGCTCTATCGCGTCTACACGATCGGCGCCTACCTCGAAGACGAACGGCCCGTGGAGTACTTCGGCCTCTACTGGCACTTCGTCGACATCGTCTGGGTCATCCTCTTCCCGCTGTTCTACCTCCTGTAG
- a CDS encoding cytochrome C oxidase subunit IV family protein produces the protein MTSVRNYTIIYALLLAAGTGKFLFTEISAIPHDLAIGGILVLALIKVLLIAGFFQHLKDEPRSVSYTMGLSVFMVFLLVLAAGYSIQ, from the coding sequence ATGACGAGCGTCAGGAACTACACCATCATCTACGCGCTGTTGCTGGCAGCCGGCACCGGCAAGTTCCTCTTCACCGAGATATCAGCCATTCCGCACGATCTCGCAATCGGCGGAATTCTGGTACTGGCGTTGATCAAGGTCCTGCTCATCGCCGGGTTCTTCCAGCATCTCAAGGACGAGCCCCGCTCGGTCTCCTACACGATGGGCCTCTCGGTGTTCATGGTGTTCCTGCTCGTACTCGCCGCCGGGTACTCGATCCAGTAA